A genomic window from Streptomyces sp. HUAS YS2 includes:
- the thrB gene encoding homoserine kinase, translating into MAGPAFRAAAVRVRVPATSANLGPGFDALGLSLGLYDDIVVRVADSGLHVDIAGEGAETLPRDESHLLVRSLRTAFDLLGGQPRGLEVVCANRIPHGRGLGSSSAAICAGIVAARAVTIGGDARLDDAALLELATEIEGHPDNVAACLLGGFTLAWMESGAARAITMKPADSIVPVVFVPGKPVLTETARGLLPRTVPHVDAAANAGRAALLVEALTRRPELLLAATEDRLHQEYRAPAMPQSIDLVNRLRADGVPAVISGAGPTVLALAEPGTADKVALLAGDGWAANRLALDMSGASVLPLAP; encoded by the coding sequence ATGGCCGGTCCCGCGTTCCGCGCCGCCGCCGTCCGGGTGCGCGTCCCCGCCACCAGCGCCAACCTCGGGCCGGGCTTCGACGCCCTCGGCCTGTCGCTGGGGCTCTACGACGACATCGTCGTCCGGGTCGCCGATTCCGGTCTGCACGTCGACATCGCCGGCGAGGGCGCCGAGACGCTCCCGCGCGACGAGAGCCACCTGCTCGTACGCTCCCTGCGCACGGCCTTCGACCTGCTCGGCGGCCAGCCCCGCGGCCTCGAGGTCGTCTGCGCCAACCGCATCCCGCACGGCCGCGGCCTCGGCTCATCCTCCGCCGCCATCTGCGCCGGCATCGTCGCCGCCCGCGCCGTGACCATAGGCGGGGACGCCCGGCTCGACGACGCCGCCCTGCTCGAGCTCGCCACCGAGATCGAGGGGCACCCCGACAACGTGGCCGCCTGTCTGCTCGGCGGTTTCACCCTCGCCTGGATGGAGTCCGGCGCCGCGCGGGCGATCACCATGAAGCCCGCCGATTCCATCGTTCCGGTGGTTTTCGTCCCCGGGAAGCCGGTGCTGACGGAGACCGCCCGCGGCCTGCTGCCGCGCACCGTCCCGCACGTGGACGCCGCGGCCAACGCCGGCCGCGCCGCCCTCCTCGTCGAGGCCCTGACCCGCCGCCCCGAGCTGCTGCTCGCGGCCACCGAGGACCGGCTGCACCAGGAGTACCGCGCCCCCGCCATGCCGCAGAGCATCGATCTGGTGAACCGGCTGCGCGCCGACGGCGTGCCCGCCGTCATCTCCGGCGCCGGTCCCACGGTGCTCGCGCTGGCCGAGCCCGGCACCGCCGACAAGGTCGCGCTGCTGGCCGGCGACGGCTGGGCCGCGAACCGACTGGCCCTCGACATGTCGGGAGCGAGCGTCCTGCCGCTCGCCCCGTAG
- the thrC gene encoding threonine synthase, with protein MTTKGTHQWRGIIEEYRDRLPVTDTTPVVTLREGGTPLVPAQVLSERTGCEVHLKVEGANPTGSFKDRGMTMAISKAKEDGAKAVICASTGNTSASAAAYAVRAGMVSAVLVPQGKIALGKMGQALVHGAKILQVDGNFDDCLDLARALSDNYPVALVNSVNPVRIEGQKTAAFEIVDMLGEAPDIHVLPVGNAGNITAYWKGYREYAADGLATRTPRMWGFQASGSAPLVRGEVVKDPSTIATAIRIGNPASWDYAIAARDESGGFIDEVTDREILQAYRLLASQEGVFVEPASAASVAGLLKAAAQGKVDPGQTIVCTVTGNGLKDPDWAVAGAPQPVTVPVDAATAAQRLGLA; from the coding sequence ATGACCACCAAGGGCACCCACCAGTGGCGCGGCATCATCGAGGAGTACCGGGACCGCCTTCCGGTCACGGACACGACGCCGGTCGTCACGCTTCGTGAGGGCGGCACGCCGCTCGTCCCCGCTCAGGTCCTCTCCGAGCGCACGGGCTGCGAGGTGCATCTCAAGGTCGAGGGCGCCAACCCCACCGGTTCCTTCAAGGACCGCGGCATGACCATGGCCATCTCCAAGGCCAAGGAGGACGGCGCGAAGGCCGTCATCTGCGCCTCCACCGGCAACACCTCCGCCTCCGCCGCCGCGTACGCGGTGCGCGCCGGCATGGTGTCCGCGGTGCTCGTGCCGCAGGGCAAGATCGCGCTCGGCAAGATGGGCCAGGCCCTCGTGCACGGCGCGAAGATCCTCCAGGTCGACGGCAACTTCGACGACTGTCTGGACCTCGCCCGCGCGCTGTCCGACAACTACCCCGTCGCGCTGGTCAATTCCGTCAACCCGGTGCGCATCGAGGGGCAGAAGACCGCCGCCTTCGAGATCGTGGACATGCTGGGCGAGGCGCCCGACATCCACGTCCTGCCGGTCGGCAACGCGGGCAACATCACGGCCTACTGGAAGGGGTACCGGGAGTACGCGGCCGACGGCCTCGCCACCCGCACCCCGCGCATGTGGGGTTTCCAGGCCTCCGGTTCCGCCCCGCTGGTGCGCGGCGAGGTCGTCAAGGACCCGTCGACCATCGCCACCGCGATCCGCATCGGCAACCCGGCCTCCTGGGACTACGCGATCGCCGCGCGCGACGAGTCGGGCGGCTTCATCGACGAGGTGACGGACCGTGAGATCCTGCAGGCTTACCGCCTGTTGGCCTCCCAGGAGGGCGTCTTCGTGGAGCCCGCCTCGGCCGCTTCGGTCGCCGGTCTGCTGAAGGCCGCCGCGCAGGGCAAGGTCGACCCGGGCCAGACCATCGTCTGCACGGTCACCGGCAACGGCCTCAAGGACCCCGACTGGGCCGTCGCCGGCGCGCCGCAGCCGGTCACCGTCCCGGTCGACGCCGCCACCGCGGCCCAGCGGCTCGGGCTGGCGTAA